Proteins from a genomic interval of Clostridium cochlearium:
- the hpt gene encoding hypoxanthine phosphoribosyltransferase produces MNWCENDIKEILYDEEALRKKIKEMGKKISEDYKGKDLILIGVLKGSVIFMADLMKEINIPCNMDFMAVSSYGNSSETSGVVRILKDLDFEIENRDVLIVEDIIDSGITLRYLVDYLKGRKPASIEIVCLLNKQERRKADINVKYIGFDVPDYFIVGYGLDYAEKYRNLPYIAILKEEVYS; encoded by the coding sequence ATGAACTGGTGTGAAAACGACATAAAAGAGATTCTTTATGATGAAGAAGCATTGAGAAAAAAAATTAAAGAAATGGGGAAAAAGATAAGTGAGGACTATAAGGGAAAAGATTTAATTTTAATTGGGGTTTTAAAAGGATCTGTTATATTCATGGCAGATTTAATGAAAGAGATAAATATACCATGTAATATGGATTTTATGGCTGTATCTAGTTATGGGAATTCAAGTGAAACCTCAGGGGTAGTAAGAATCTTAAAGGATTTGGATTTTGAGATTGAAAATAGAGATGTATTAATAGTTGAAGATATAATAGATTCAGGAATAACCTTAAGATATCTTGTAGACTATCTTAAGGGAAGAAAACCAGCTAGTATAGAGATAGTTTGTTTATTAAATAAACAAGAGAGACGTAAAGCGGATATAAATGTTAAATACATAGGATTTGATGTTCCAGATTATTTTATCGTAGGATATGGTTTGGATTATGCAGAAAAATATAGAAATTTGCCGTATATAGCAATATTAAAAGAAGAAGTTTACAGTTAA
- the ftsH gene encoding ATP-dependent zinc metalloprotease FtsH — protein sequence MNNKKFSSATAWVIIFVFVIFASLFLARNNETATTITFNKFQKHWINNEIKSFEVKEDKMTVSGNLKDGTQYETIVPFERLNQFISAHDKNGDVIEKYALPAKTPMWLNWIPTALVILMFVIFWFMFMQQSQGGGGNRNVMNFGKSRAKMATPDKRKVTFDDVAGAEEEKEELAEIVDFLKQPKRYIEMGARIPKGVLLVGPPGTGKTLLAKAIAGEAGVPFFSISGSDFVEMFVGVGASRVRDLFDQAKKNSPCIIFIDEIDAVGRQRGAGLGGGHDEREQTLNQLLVEMDGFGANEGIIMVAATNRPDILDPALLRPGRFDRQILVGAPDVKGREEILKVHSRNKPLSEEVKLDILAKRTPGFTGADLENLMNESALLAVRKNKKQIEMEELEEAVTRVIAGPEKKSRVIDEEDRRLTAYHEAGHAVVMKLLPHSDPVHQISIVPRGMAGGYTMHLPEKDRAYMSKSKLEDEIVGLLGGRVAEKLIIGDISTGAKNDIERSTTIAKKMVMDYGMSEVLGPIAFGSGHEEVFLGRDLGKSKDFSEEIASKIDKEVKRIIDTGYERAQNLLMENINKLHAVAQELLEKEKLEAEEFEEIFQNS from the coding sequence ATGAATAATAAAAAGTTTTCAAGTGCAACGGCCTGGGTTATTATATTTGTTTTTGTGATTTTTGCATCTTTGTTTTTAGCTAGAAATAATGAAACAGCGACAACTATTACGTTCAATAAATTTCAAAAACATTGGATTAATAATGAGATAAAAAGTTTTGAAGTAAAAGAAGATAAAATGACTGTATCCGGTAATTTAAAAGATGGAACTCAGTATGAAACTATAGTACCTTTTGAGAGATTAAATCAATTTATAAGTGCTCATGATAAAAATGGAGATGTTATAGAAAAATATGCATTACCTGCAAAGACACCTATGTGGTTAAATTGGATACCTACAGCACTAGTCATTTTAATGTTTGTGATATTTTGGTTTATGTTTATGCAACAATCTCAAGGTGGCGGCGGAAATAGAAATGTTATGAATTTCGGAAAAAGCCGAGCCAAGATGGCAACACCAGATAAACGGAAAGTTACTTTTGATGATGTAGCAGGAGCAGAGGAAGAAAAAGAAGAGTTAGCAGAAATTGTAGATTTTCTAAAACAACCTAAAAGATATATTGAGATGGGAGCTAGGATACCTAAGGGAGTTTTATTAGTAGGTCCTCCAGGAACAGGTAAGACTTTACTAGCTAAGGCTATAGCAGGTGAAGCAGGGGTACCATTTTTTAGTATATCAGGTTCAGATTTTGTGGAAATGTTCGTTGGAGTAGGAGCATCGAGGGTTAGAGATTTATTTGATCAAGCTAAGAAAAATTCACCATGCATAATATTTATAGATGAAATTGATGCAGTTGGAAGACAAAGAGGAGCAGGATTAGGTGGAGGACATGATGAAAGAGAGCAAACACTGAATCAGCTTTTAGTAGAAATGGATGGTTTTGGAGCTAATGAAGGAATTATAATGGTGGCAGCAACTAATAGACCAGATATTTTAGATCCAGCTTTATTAAGACCAGGAAGATTTGATAGACAAATACTAGTGGGAGCTCCAGATGTAAAAGGTAGAGAAGAAATACTAAAAGTGCACTCAAGAAACAAACCTTTATCTGAAGAAGTTAAATTAGACATATTGGCTAAGAGAACACCAGGATTTACAGGTGCAGATTTAGAAAATTTAATGAATGAGTCTGCATTATTAGCAGTAAGAAAGAATAAAAAACAAATAGAAATGGAAGAATTGGAAGAGGCAGTAACTAGAGTAATAGCAGGACCTGAAAAGAAAAGTAGGGTTATAGATGAAGAAGATAGAAGATTAACAGCATATCATGAAGCAGGGCATGCTGTAGTCATGAAATTATTACCTCATTCAGATCCAGTACATCAAATAAGTATAGTACCTAGAGGAATGGCAGGAGGATATACTATGCATCTTCCTGAAAAGGATAGAGCATATATGTCAAAATCTAAACTAGAAGATGAAATAGTAGGATTACTTGGAGGAAGAGTTGCAGAAAAATTAATTATAGGAGATATAAGTACTGGTGCTAAAAATGATATAGAAAGATCAACAACCATAGCTAAAAAAATGGTTATGGATTATGGTATGAGTGAAGTACTTGGACCTATAGCTTTTGGAAGTGGTCATGAAGAAGTATTTTTAGGTAGGGATTTAGGTAAGTCTAAAGATTTTAGTGAAGAAATAGCCTCTAAGATAGATAAAGAAGTTAAAAGAATAATAGATACAGGATATGAGAGAGCTCAAAACTTATTAATGGAAAATATAAATAAACTTCATGCAGTTGCTCAAGAACTCTTAGAAAAAGAAAAACTAGAAGCAGAAGAATTTGAAGAAATATTTCAAAATAGTTAA
- a CDS encoding type III pantothenate kinase has product MILVLDAGNTNMVLGLYKDKNLIADWRLSTDPLRTADEYSIQVIQLFLQNNLKVEDVEGVIVSSVVPNIMYSVERMVSKYFKKKPIIVGPGTKTGINIKYDNPKEVGADRIVNAVAAHELYKKPLVIIDFGTATTFCAVTKSGDYLGGAIAPGMKISSEALFEKAAKLPRVELIKPPTVICKNTVASMQAGMIYGYGGLVDNIVTKIKEELINLGEEEPLVVATGGLAKLISEESQSIDLIHPFLTLEGLRIIYEKNKDLDI; this is encoded by the coding sequence ATGATATTAGTTTTAGATGCAGGTAATACTAATATGGTTTTGGGACTTTATAAAGATAAAAACCTTATAGCTGATTGGAGACTCTCCACAGACCCTTTGAGAACTGCGGATGAATACAGTATACAAGTTATACAACTATTTTTACAAAATAATTTGAAGGTAGAAGATGTAGAAGGAGTTATAGTTTCTTCAGTTGTACCTAATATTATGTATTCTGTAGAGCGGATGGTATCTAAATATTTTAAGAAGAAACCTATTATAGTGGGACCAGGAACAAAAACTGGCATAAATATAAAATATGATAATCCTAAGGAAGTAGGAGCAGACAGAATAGTTAATGCTGTTGCAGCTCATGAACTATATAAAAAACCTTTAGTAATAATAGATTTTGGCACAGCAACTACATTTTGTGCAGTAACTAAATCAGGAGACTATTTAGGTGGCGCTATAGCGCCAGGTATGAAAATATCATCAGAAGCATTATTTGAAAAGGCTGCTAAATTACCTAGAGTGGAACTTATTAAGCCTCCTACTGTGATATGTAAAAATACTGTTGCAAGTATGCAAGCGGGAATGATTTATGGATATGGTGGATTAGTAGATAATATAGTTACAAAAATAAAAGAAGAACTTATAAACTTAGGAGAAGAAGAGCCTTTAGTAGTAGCTACAGGTGGTTTGGCTAAATTAATAAGTGAAGAATCACAGAGTATAGATTTAATACATCCATTCTTAACTCTTGAAGGTTTAAGAATAATATATGAAAAAAATAAGGATTTGGATATTTAA
- a CDS encoding glycine--tRNA ligase translates to MAVEKTMDKIVALAKNRGFIFPGSDIYGGLANSWDYGPLGVEFKNNVKKAWWKKFVQESPYNVGIDAAILMNREVWVASGHVGGFSDPLMDCKECKTRCRADKLIEDYMQDKDENFETADGWSNEELKNFIDENNIACPKCGAHNFTDVRKFNLMFKTFQGVTEDAQSEIFLRPETAQGIFVNFKNAIRTTRRKMPFGMAQIGKSFRNEITPGNFTFRTREFEQMELEFFCEPGTDLEWFEYWRDYSWNFLLSLGLTEKSLRIREHSKEELAFYSKATVDIEYLFPFGWGELWGIADRTDYDLKQHMNHSGEDLTYLDPKTNERYIPYCVEPSLGADRVALAFLVDAYNEEELDGGDTRTVLKLHPALAPFKAAVLPLTKKLKDKSFEVYSMLSKYFNVDYDEAGSIGKRYRREDEIGTPYCITIDYDTLEDNTVTIRDRDSMDQIRINIDKLVEYISEKVQF, encoded by the coding sequence ATGGCAGTTGAAAAGACTATGGATAAAATAGTGGCATTAGCTAAGAATAGAGGATTTATATTTCCAGGGTCTGATATTTACGGAGGCTTAGCAAATTCTTGGGATTATGGTCCTTTAGGAGTAGAGTTTAAAAATAACGTAAAAAAAGCGTGGTGGAAAAAATTTGTTCAGGAATCACCATATAATGTAGGTATAGATGCGGCAATATTAATGAACAGAGAAGTATGGGTAGCATCTGGACACGTTGGAGGATTTTCAGATCCATTAATGGATTGTAAAGAGTGTAAGACAAGGTGCAGAGCAGACAAATTAATAGAAGATTATATGCAAGATAAAGATGAAAATTTTGAAACTGCAGATGGATGGAGTAATGAAGAGTTAAAGAATTTTATTGATGAAAACAATATAGCATGTCCTAAATGTGGAGCACACAATTTTACTGATGTAAGAAAGTTTAATTTAATGTTTAAAACTTTTCAAGGAGTAACAGAAGACGCTCAATCAGAAATATTTTTGAGACCAGAAACAGCACAAGGAATATTTGTTAATTTTAAAAATGCTATTAGAACTACTAGAAGAAAAATGCCTTTTGGAATGGCTCAAATAGGTAAATCTTTCAGAAATGAAATAACTCCTGGAAACTTTACTTTTAGAACTAGAGAGTTTGAACAAATGGAATTAGAGTTTTTCTGCGAACCAGGAACAGATTTAGAATGGTTTGAATATTGGAGAGATTATTCATGGAATTTCCTATTATCACTTGGACTTACAGAAAAAAGTTTGAGGATAAGAGAACATTCTAAAGAAGAATTGGCTTTTTATAGTAAAGCGACAGTAGATATAGAATACCTATTCCCATTTGGATGGGGAGAATTATGGGGTATAGCAGATAGAACAGACTATGACTTAAAACAACATATGAACCATTCAGGAGAAGATTTAACCTATCTAGATCCGAAAACTAATGAGAGATATATTCCTTATTGTGTGGAACCATCATTAGGAGCTGATAGAGTTGCACTTGCATTCTTAGTTGATGCATATAATGAAGAAGAACTTGATGGTGGAGATACTAGAACTGTTTTAAAATTACATCCAGCATTAGCACCATTTAAAGCAGCTGTTCTTCCATTAACTAAAAAGCTTAAAGACAAATCATTTGAAGTTTATAGTATGTTAAGTAAATATTTCAATGTAGATTATGATGAAGCAGGAAGCATAGGAAAAAGATATAGAAGAGAAGATGAAATAGGAACTCCTTATTGTATAACTATAGATTATGATACGTTAGAAGACAATACTGTAACTATTAGAGATAGGGATTCTATGGACCAAATAAGAATAAATATAGATAAACTAGTAGAATATATATCAGAAAAAGTTCAGTTTTAG
- the greA gene encoding transcription elongation factor GreA: MSDSKKYVMTYEGIKKLEEELEYLKTVKRKEITQKIKVALSFGDLSENSEYDEAKNEQAFVEGRIIQLENMLKNATIVDENEVPADTVNVGSIVKVKDFDFNEEDEFTIVGSAEADPLENKISNESPVGKALIGKKAGDKVEVIVPDGISKYEIISVRRI; the protein is encoded by the coding sequence ATGAGTGATTCAAAAAAATATGTTATGACATATGAGGGTATAAAAAAACTGGAGGAAGAACTGGAGTATTTAAAAACTGTTAAAAGAAAAGAGATTACACAAAAAATAAAGGTTGCATTATCTTTTGGAGATTTAAGTGAAAACTCAGAATATGATGAGGCCAAAAATGAACAAGCTTTTGTTGAAGGTAGAATAATTCAACTTGAAAATATGCTTAAAAATGCTACTATAGTAGATGAGAATGAAGTACCAGCGGATACTGTAAATGTTGGAAGTATAGTAAAAGTTAAAGATTTTGACTTTAATGAGGAGGATGAATTTACAATAGTAGGTTCAGCTGAAGCAGATCCATTAGAAAACAAAATTTCTAATGAATCACCAGTAGGTAAGGCTCTAATAGGTAAAAAAGCAGGAGACAAAGTGGAAGTAATTGTACCTGATGGTATAAGTAAGTATGAAATAATATCAGTAAGAAGAATTTAA
- the dusB gene encoding tRNA dihydrouridine synthase DusB, translating to MNISSLELDGNVFLAPLAGVTDLAFRGLCKRMGCNLVYTEMVSAKALFYDSEKTKEMLKFSKEELPIAVQIFGKEPEIMATVVEKYFNDNEDVCLIDINMGCPAPKIVKNGEGSALMKNPKLASQIVESIKKVSNKPVSVKFRKGFDNENINAVEFSKIMEASGADALTIHGRTREQMYQGNADWKIIKEVKEAVKIPVIGNGDIFTGEDAINMMKYTECDGVMVARGALGNPWIFNEIKAKLQGQPISKPSPDEILDVCIEHFQRALYYYDEKKAIREMRKHIGWYIKGLKNCSRIKDIINKELDKDKVLNILKEYKKEFV from the coding sequence ATGAATATATCTAGTTTAGAATTAGATGGCAATGTTTTTTTAGCGCCTTTAGCAGGAGTTACAGATTTAGCATTTAGAGGATTATGCAAAAGAATGGGATGTAATCTTGTATATACAGAAATGGTAAGTGCAAAAGCACTTTTTTATGATAGTGAAAAAACTAAAGAAATGTTGAAATTTTCAAAAGAAGAGCTTCCTATAGCGGTACAAATATTTGGGAAAGAACCTGAAATCATGGCCACGGTAGTAGAAAAATACTTTAATGATAATGAGGATGTTTGTTTAATAGATATTAATATGGGATGTCCAGCACCTAAAATTGTAAAAAATGGAGAAGGATCAGCTTTAATGAAAAATCCTAAATTAGCATCACAAATAGTAGAAAGTATAAAAAAAGTATCTAATAAGCCAGTGTCTGTTAAATTTAGAAAAGGATTTGATAATGAAAATATAAATGCTGTAGAATTTTCTAAGATAATGGAAGCATCAGGAGCAGATGCACTTACTATACATGGTAGAACAAGAGAACAAATGTATCAAGGAAATGCAGATTGGAAAATAATAAAAGAAGTAAAGGAAGCTGTTAAGATACCTGTAATAGGAAATGGAGACATTTTTACAGGAGAAGATGCAATTAATATGATGAAATATACTGAGTGTGATGGTGTAATGGTAGCTAGGGGAGCTTTAGGTAATCCATGGATATTCAATGAAATAAAGGCAAAATTACAAGGTCAACCAATATCAAAACCTTCTCCAGATGAAATATTAGATGTATGTATAGAGCATTTTCAAAGAGCTTTATATTATTATGATGAAAAAAAAGCAATAAGGGAAATGAGAAAACATATAGGATGGTATATAAAAGGGTTAAAAAATTGTAGTAGAATAAAAGATATTATAAATAAGGAATTAGATAAAGATAAGGTATTAAATATACTAAAGGAATACAAAAAAGAATTTGTATAA
- the tilS gene encoding tRNA lysidine(34) synthetase TilS: MIDIVLDTIHKYNMINKGDKIIVGVSGGPDSMCLLHILYRLKDNYDLDIIAAHINHCLRGEEANNDEKYVESFCEERDIEFHSIRINVQEIAKKENVSFEVAGRKCRYDFFNKLKLELNADKIALAHNSNDQCETILMRIMRGTGIEGLAGIKAIRDNIYIRPIIEINREQIENYCEENQLNPRIDKTNLESIYTRNKIRLELIPYIQENFNKDIISVINRMGENIDVDREYLDLVSHNKFYEFCTITKGKVIIKKEAFLEHKAIVSRIIRKSINALKGSLYNFERIHVEDILNLQKGTTGKVITLPQQIRALNNYGDIHVFFEKASDNRENNKDIEYILKIGSNTIGNNAQVKLELINEIQKDGMENNTYVKYFDFDKINGNIMFRYRKNGDRFTPLGMKGSKKIKDLFIDFKIPKHLRDYVPLICFGDEIAWIVGYRISEKFKVDKSTRNILKIKIEGEKENELV; the protein is encoded by the coding sequence ATGATAGACATAGTCCTAGATACAATACATAAATATAATATGATAAATAAAGGGGATAAGATAATAGTAGGAGTGTCAGGAGGTCCTGACTCTATGTGTTTGTTACATATATTGTATAGGTTAAAAGATAATTATGATCTAGATATAATAGCAGCTCATATAAATCATTGCTTAAGGGGAGAAGAGGCAAATAATGATGAAAAATATGTAGAAAGTTTTTGCGAAGAACGTGATATAGAGTTTCATTCTATTAGAATAAATGTACAAGAAATAGCTAAGAAAGAAAATGTATCTTTTGAGGTTGCTGGTAGGAAGTGCAGGTATGATTTCTTTAATAAATTAAAATTAGAGCTTAATGCAGACAAAATTGCATTGGCGCATAATTCCAATGATCAGTGTGAAACAATTCTTATGAGAATTATGAGAGGAACAGGAATTGAAGGACTTGCAGGAATAAAAGCTATAAGAGATAATATATATATTAGACCTATAATAGAAATAAACAGAGAACAAATAGAAAATTATTGTGAAGAAAATCAATTAAATCCTAGAATAGATAAAACTAATTTAGAATCTATATATACTAGGAATAAAATAAGATTAGAACTTATACCTTATATACAAGAAAACTTTAATAAAGATATAATATCTGTAATAAATAGAATGGGTGAAAATATTGATGTAGATAGAGAATATTTAGATCTTGTAAGTCATAATAAGTTTTATGAGTTTTGTACAATTACCAAAGGTAAAGTAATAATAAAGAAAGAAGCTTTTTTAGAACATAAAGCCATAGTTAGTAGAATTATAAGGAAAAGTATAAATGCATTAAAAGGTAGTTTATACAATTTTGAAAGAATTCATGTAGAAGATATATTGAATCTTCAAAAGGGAACAACAGGTAAGGTTATTACTCTTCCACAACAAATAAGGGCATTAAATAATTATGGAGATATACATGTATTTTTTGAAAAAGCTTCAGATAATAGGGAAAATAATAAAGACATAGAATATATATTAAAAATTGGAAGTAATACTATAGGTAATAATGCACAAGTTAAACTTGAATTAATAAATGAAATACAAAAGGATGGTATGGAGAATAATACATATGTAAAGTATTTTGATTTCGATAAAATTAATGGTAATATAATGTTTAGGTACAGAAAAAATGGAGATAGATTTACTCCTTTAGGAATGAAGGGAAGTAAAAAAATAAAAGATTTATTTATAGATTTTAAAATACCTAAACATCTTAGAGATTATGTTCCGTTAATTTGTTTTGGTGATGAAATAGCATGGATTGTAGGGTATAGAATAAGTGAAAAGTTTAAGGTAGACAAAAGTACAAGAAACATATTAAAAATAAAGATAGAAGGAGAGAAAGAAAATGAACTGGTGTGA
- the lysS gene encoding lysine--tRNA ligase produces MSNEQKNLMNEEEEFNKLIQERRQKFFDLQAEGKDPFEVTKVERTHTSQEIKNNFEELEDKEVTVAGRLMSKRVHGKAGFSDIHDRYGKIQLYIKINDVGEERLKEYKSFDIGDFVSITGTVFKTRTGEVSIHITDFKLIAKSLRPLPEKWHGLKDPDLRYRQRYVDLIVNQDVRDTFMKRTKIIKHMREFLDARDYIEVETPVLSPIAGGAAARPFTTHHNALDIDMYLRIATELYLKRLIVGGFEKVYEIGKNFRNEGIDIRHNPEFTMIELYEAYADYNDMMEITENMVAYIAEKVCGSTKVNYEGTEIDFKPPWKRITMVDAVKEFSGVDFNEIKTDEEARELLKDKEFELKKKIEDCTKADVLNVFFEEYVEDKLIQPTFVCDYPVEISPLSKKKTDNPAYTERFEGFVYGRELCNAYTELNDPIVQKERFIQQLKERELGDDEAFMMDEDFINALEIGMPPTGGLGIGVDRLVMFLTDSHSIRDVILFPTMKPTHN; encoded by the coding sequence ATGTCAAATGAACAAAAGAATTTAATGAACGAAGAAGAAGAGTTTAATAAACTTATTCAAGAAAGAAGACAAAAGTTTTTTGATCTTCAAGCGGAGGGGAAAGATCCGTTCGAAGTAACTAAGGTTGAAAGAACTCATACTTCTCAAGAGATAAAAAATAATTTTGAAGAATTAGAAGATAAAGAAGTTACTGTAGCTGGAAGATTGATGTCAAAAAGAGTACATGGTAAGGCTGGATTTTCTGATATCCATGATAGATATGGAAAAATTCAGCTTTATATTAAAATAAATGATGTGGGAGAAGAAAGATTAAAAGAATATAAATCTTTTGATATAGGAGATTTTGTTTCTATTACAGGAACAGTTTTTAAAACAAGAACAGGAGAAGTTTCTATACATATAACAGATTTTAAACTTATAGCAAAATCTTTAAGACCATTACCAGAAAAGTGGCATGGCTTAAAGGATCCAGATTTAAGATATAGACAAAGATATGTAGATTTAATTGTAAATCAAGATGTAAGAGATACTTTTATGAAAAGAACTAAAATAATAAAGCATATGAGAGAATTTTTAGATGCTAGAGATTATATAGAAGTTGAAACACCTGTATTATCACCAATAGCTGGAGGAGCAGCAGCAAGACCTTTTACAACTCATCACAATGCTTTAGATATAGATATGTATTTAAGAATTGCTACTGAGCTTTATTTAAAAAGATTAATAGTTGGTGGATTTGAAAAAGTATATGAAATAGGTAAAAACTTTAGAAACGAAGGCATAGACATAAGACATAATCCTGAATTTACTATGATTGAATTATATGAAGCTTATGCGGATTATAATGATATGATGGAAATAACAGAAAATATGGTAGCTTATATAGCAGAAAAAGTTTGTGGAAGTACAAAAGTAAATTATGAAGGAACAGAAATAGATTTTAAACCGCCTTGGAAGAGAATTACTATGGTAGATGCTGTCAAAGAATTTTCAGGTGTAGATTTTAATGAAATAAAAACAGATGAAGAAGCGAGGGAGCTTCTTAAAGATAAAGAATTTGAATTAAAGAAGAAAATAGAGGATTGTACAAAAGCAGATGTTTTAAATGTTTTCTTTGAGGAATATGTTGAAGATAAATTAATTCAACCTACTTTTGTATGTGACTATCCAGTTGAAATATCTCCTTTAAGTAAAAAGAAAACTGATAATCCTGCTTATACAGAAAGATTCGAAGGTTTTGTATATGGAAGAGAATTATGTAATGCATATACTGAACTAAATGATCCTATAGTACAAAAGGAGAGATTTATTCAACAATTAAAAGAAAGAGAATTAGGCGATGATGAAGCATTTATGATGGACGAGGACTTTATTAATGCTTTAGAAATAGGTATGCCTCCAACAGGAGGACTGGGAATAGGAGTAGACAGACTAGTTATGTTCTTGACAGATTCTCATTCCATAAGAGATGTAATTTTATTCCCAACTATGAAACCAACACATAATTAA